The DNA window TTTTTCACTTAGTTTATACTGCGAATTAATAGATATCGTTCCATCACAGTACATAACAGACCTATCAAACTTGTAGGTTTTATCACATTTTGCAACAAACAATCCTTGGATTAGTGACCCTCTTCCTGAGCCGATTAAGCAATAGGAACTACACTTGCAATACTGCATGCAGCTGTCAAGGTATGAGTTTATTTTTCTGAACAGGCCTGAGATTTTGGGTTCTAAATGTGAGAAGTCTTCTGCTAGAAAGTCATTTCCTATGTTCAGTGATTGTGCGAATTCCAGTTGTGCAGGGGTTAAATGCATTGCAGGTGCCCAACCCAGAAGGTTCTTAGTTGGCTTAGTACATGTTATATGAGATTCTACCGCATCTGGACGAAGTCCATTTGGTAAATCCCAGAACAAGTTTTCTTCGCAGGGATCTTTGGTGTACTGAATGTCAGCCATTATACGCAGAGCTGCAATTCCAGGGGCTGGATAGGCTTCATAAAAATGATGTGTCTTGGCATTCACCTTTCCAAATGTGTATCGAACGCCAGCAATCTTTTCGTTACTTGGAAACATTGGCAAATCGAATTGTCGATTATAGTCATCAGGATCACAAAAGTCCCCGATTCCCTGAAGATATGTTAGTATTGGTGAAGGAAACATACTTCGGGATTTGAGCAGGAATAGTACTTCATTGATAAATCCCGAATCATTCACACTTGAACCAGAAAGTAGTTTGGCGAAACGATGCCACAATAAAAGTACTGCGTAGTACTGAAAAACTGATTCTGGAATCGCTGCAAAATTTGGGTGTTGCCTACAGACAGCCGTGTACACGCGAGGCAATAAGGACACAAAACTGTCGGTCGTTATTGTGAATTTCCTTGagattacattttttgttaaaGGCAGCTGCCTGTTAGGGATTTTATAATCAATTGGATCTTTTGAATCATCGAATACACACTTTCCCGTGCACTTCGTGTCGATTTGTCCTTCCATTGGGCCGAGTTCGTTGATTGTATTACTTCTGCACTatgctgttttttttctactttcaatTACTTTTTAGCAAGCAAACATAAGCTTTCACAGGCGCACTTGTGAAGTACTGTTAAGTATTTACTGTAAGATTAACTGGACGatgaaaagaaatcgaaacTATATGTGGATGTGTGTGCCACGTTTGTCTAGATTAGCTTTGCCCAACAATGCCAATTGACTACTAGCGAGTGTCTATGAGTGACAAACTGATAAAAAGAGCGGGGAACCACAGTTTACATAGGTATACCTTTACGCATACCAACAACGGGATTCCCCGAATCTGTACTACGGCTCAAATCACGTAATTTAAATACAGGTCAGTTACCGACATGCAACCGTCCAGCAATCGAAAATTAGTTCCGAAACCCTATTTCGTGTTGGAGAGCGCTCTCAAATGAGCAACACGAAAAACGCGAGCGTGTGCGCTCTCCACTGAATTTCACCCAGCGCACGATATTTGCAACCTAACCCAATATAACCTAagctaacctaacctaaaaatAAGAACTGAGGTTGTCGATTACCGTATACTGTGAAGTATGTATATGGATATCACCGTGGTTATCGATAGATATCAACGGGTAATAAGTAGAAACTAAGTAGAGGAGATAATATCTTACATgaggaattaaataatattcacGTAAAGTACGGAAGAGAATTGCTATTATGACAGTATATGATAACGAAAAATCACTCGCTGAGGACACAGAAGATCCCGTTGATCGTATGCTTAAAAAAACCGGCTGCATTGAGTTGCACTACAAAGTTCAGGTATATGGTCTACATCTTTTTTAATGTAAGATTCATGTGACACAGagttatttacaaatatatcATATGAATGCATTAAACAGTGGAACGATCAGAGATTGTAAAGCAAAAACAACAAtcgtaatttttcacttcaggACTGCATAGCAGAGACACAAGATTGGAGAAAATGCCAGGAGCCtgtaaaacaatttaaaaattgtatgtCTAATTACGAAAAGAAGAGGCGTGAGAAAAACGTTGCGTAACAAATAGCTATAGACTAAAAGCGcagttttcttttcacctCACATAAACGAACATGTCGACGATTCTGAGGAAATTTAGGTCTATCATCGCTGCAGGTCCTCGAGCACTTCCAGTAAACGGTTGCAAGATGGCTATTATAGTCCGATCTGACATTGCCATGTCCAGAGGAAAAACTGCGTCCCAATGCGCTCATGCTGCATTGGAGTGTTATCGTGAAGCTCTGGCAAACCAAAACAATGAAGCGATGCTCACGATGTGGGAATTGACTGGCCAGCCCAAAATTGTCCTCAGAGTATCGAGCCAAACTGAACTTATGGACTTGGCTCAAAAGGCAAAAACAGACGGTGTTATTACAGCAATCATTAAAGATGCTGGGAGAACGCAGCTGGCTCCAGGAACAGTGTCAGTTCTTGGGCTCGGGCCAGGTCCTAAAGAAGATATAGACCGATTAACTTCTAGCTTGAAATTACTATGATTAAAGtcttattttgtttaaattttgacCGACTCATAGTTTACTTCTAACTCAAACCTAAAAATTTGCCACTGcatgtgtacatgtatactgCGTTCGCACAGTACAATAAACATGTTAGTACTATTGTTATTAGATATTTGTACGTTTTattggaatttaaaaattttttttgacatgcATACTCTCATTGTTATGCGAGTCCGTATCACACACATTTGTATGTTTGTAGGGATGTTTTGATCGGTTGGAAGCGTAGTACAACTGCACCATATAAATCTGGATCtgttttgaaaacaattgCAATCGTAACACAGCCACTAAAAAATAACTAGGTACAATATAAACATTTCAAAaggaaattatttcacaaccTCTGCCACTTCATCATccatttatttatcaatttattaataaaaacagttttatcaTACGAAGAACCCTTGTGATGGTATTTGTGTTactataaatttcaatttgaactTTGTATCGCAAAAAAAGTTACATTTCATGTGAAGTACGCTAACTTGCATAGCTATCGTATGTGGTACGTACAGGTAAAGCAAGAGAATGTAAAGATTGTGCTGCAAACAATTCGTATGAATTTGTTTTAAACTTTTGTAGTTTTTTCTGACGTATTCTTGGTCACCCTGCGTTGTAAAGAGAACAATTGTTGAACTGAGTTATTTATACTTGGGTGCTAAGTTACGGTGAAAGGTATGTATATCAAATAACATTGCTAGAATAAATCTAAAAAGTATATGTCTAgagttacaaattttcatacaacTTATTTTCGAATCATTTAGTACACTTCAATTGCACCTCtcataattttcgaaaaaaaaaaataaaaataatgtgcATAAATGTAGAAACTTCTGTCGGAAGTTTCAATAATCTCTCACATCTAGTCAATTTATATCAATGGCCAAGCAATGTGTCGCaatcataagaaaaaaaatggtacgGCTGACAATTATTTAGTACAAGGCATTGAAGTTTGATATAAGATTTTCGTCCAAAGATATTGGATGGTATAAAATTTAACGCAATTTTAAGTAAAGCTTGAAAGAAAGGCTCGAGTTGCTTGAAAGTGAATTCTTCCAAAAATCATGGATTAATTCACTAGTGTAAGAAATTAGGTATAATCAAGATCTTCAACATTTAACCACATATGTGGTTATGTTGATAGgcttgatgaaaattttagttCATCTAACGATAACGCAACTGATGATGTTGTGTGTCATGACTGTGAATACgttacgtataataaaaaattaaactgcCGAGAGCTGGAAGTAAATATGAAGTGTGTAatagataataatatatatgtataggtagaTGTAAATATATCTGGGAATTAAAGTTACGATTGTAGTTAAAATAGgaatattattaattcaacGTTCTAACATctaatttatataattcacTTGTTACAAGTTTGAGCAACAATGATGAACAACGCACCTTAATAACAGTTTTATAGTGGTTATATGAGAAAAACCGAGTATGACACACACAGTTGAGTTAATTTGGCAGAGTTCTATAACTTCTTTCTTCCTTCTAACccgaaaaaaagaacgagaaAATGATCTGTATGAATTCCATagagaaatacattttttgaatGCGTACAATAATGAGTCGCAGTTGCATCACGTGGAAAACCATTTATCTTTTAGAGGGGTTCTCTGCAGTTTCCTGAAAGAACTTcgttttttaacaatttttaggAAATTGTGTTGATAAGCACAGAGTTACTTTAAAAATTGTGAGGTAGTAAAATATTACATAGGTTTGAAATTCTTTGTGGAATATCCCATAACTTCATCAACAATATTCCAGTGTAATTTGATAacttcatttgaaaaatactaaTTACTGGGCTTTTTCAGTGCTCattacaaatttatatacatacatcaaTCAAAGTATGAAAAACGTTATTTCCATTAGAGTAGTTTTCATAGTTGAAATATTCacattaatgaaaataaacacaAAAGAACAACaggtaaattaaaaaatatccttAATCAAATATCTTGCCATGCTTCGATACACGATGCTATCAAATTGATAACGTTTTTTCCATTCATCCGAATATTATATCCAGAGTTTCCTTCGGTTGACATTAGATATTAAACTTACTAGCTATGATAAACAGATTTTATAACGGACATACAAATTATTTGACTATTTAAAtaggtaataaaattcaatgagAAACATAACTTGTCAAATGAAATGGTGCGTAATAGGTATTTCAGTCTCAAAGAGTGCACGCCAGAGTATTAGTGTTAGCATAATGTACATTTGCcagtaataattttcactcCCGAACAATTTGGCAAATTTCATCACAATATTACATTGTTTTAAAATCTCgttgattaatcaattattctcactctctatttttctcactttcctCATATACAATAATGTACTtcttttcataatttataccTTTTATTCTTGCCCTCCGATCAATCGATACTGTGTCACTAAGCTAGCACTTTACTAAGCTCAGGCGGTTCAACATAGTTATTTAATACATGTGGTGCTTCATTGAACTCGTCCAACTCGTCGCCATTGTCGGCACCTTGTGCCAGCAGAAAGTACTGCTCGCTTCGTGTCGGCCACAACAAATGAGCCATAACACAGTACGCAAAACAGTCCGCTGAATACGTAATACCtgtgaataaatattacgtTTAGTCgaatagtgaaaaattttatcataaaatcattattttatacaaatcaTAAGACACTGAATACAGCGAATTTATGCAAGTAGACGAATGATGTtcaagaaacggaaaaaagttCTTCTCCCTACCAAGCAACAGTTTAAACCTCCATAAAGCGCTAACTTGAAGAGCTATCAGTGCGATGATAGGCAGGTATATAAACCAGACCAAGGAAGATGCTCCAAAGTGTaaaaggaaatttaatttctgaGTGTTGTGC is part of the Neodiprion virginianus isolate iyNeoVirg1 chromosome 5, iyNeoVirg1.1, whole genome shotgun sequence genome and encodes:
- the LOC124305222 gene encoding peptidyl-tRNA hydrolase 2, mitochondrial — translated: MSTILRKFRSIIAAGPRALPVNGCKMAIIVRSDIAMSRGKTASQCAHAALECYREALANQNNEAMLTMWELTGQPKIVLRVSSQTELMDLAQKAKTDGVITAIIKDAGRTQLAPGTVSVLGLGPGPKEDIDRLTSSLKLL
- the LOC124305223 gene encoding cytochrome c oxidase assembly factor 4 homolog, mitochondrial; translation: MTVYDNEKSLAEDTEDPVDRMLKKTGCIELHYKVQDCIAETQDWRKCQEPVKQFKNCMSNYEKKRREKNVA